One stretch of Brettanomyces nanus chromosome 4, complete sequence DNA includes these proteins:
- a CDS encoding uncharacterized protein (EggNog:ENOG41), translated as MFGNGASDTLEVKLRFCALSSSITKATTRHRKRRGTDLVSSTSENTNSSPVRVPNSDDTVFQEPQPTTKRRRSSVKSSGSGSNSVNFSSHKSAFTRPVASSGLNGLPQLATRTQSLPFISEHSLAHRILVSDMQEQQQLISGPVEELDARGDLISSRFSNFQKLMKTTKSQPKRASRSKSFIQSVVKIGDISTNGKGHQNGTYQPQKCVNCASITNPPYKFHREGIYEFANAGLLCRICHRLEQKGDVEELRRRGELGSKGLLDGPYIRSKKRNIGRKNTTSSSSPSFYSSPVYSDSSIKSRQRQIWQQSAIPEEISNGSDDIPGRSSYQTQLTDLDPVYKSSLPDVTSAGITTVMNKRNHTSSSVYSDNSTYTAEEEEEEEDDDEEDAPINATKLNTTLIPLDDDDKENLAPQEMSEDMPAREQKSHSLLGAEISPSIQRIIDSFSNPEPGSSSSPTKDSPGGEWVNSFFNFFQDEGEHGTAVDTEQPQPQLNTNIVGGSAADPEVSRVLNNAIKSKGSSPTSNLKFEKTPKDRFETTPADANAADTVKTQSETDGSPNSMFDQLLEAAKQPLQSTGKAVNLTERPVSSTKVQMLSEQSITMPSSPYFESNADTSNTGKLSSTLNWENNSSPVTEPTEPTEPTEPTESTEPTDLSELPSSTIRPIK; from the exons ATGTT CGGGAATGGGGCCTCGGACACGTTGGAAGTTAAGCTTCGGTTCTgtgctctttcttccagtATTACCAAGGCGACCACGCGTCACAGAAAGCGTCGTGGAACAGATCTGGTGTCTTCTACTTCAGAAAATACTAACAGCAGTCCGGTGCGCGTGCCGAACTCGGACGATACCGTGTTCCAAGAACCTCAACCCACTACTAAGCGTCGACGTAGTTCTGTCAAAAGCTCAGGCTCGGGAAGCAACTCGGTAAACTTTTCCTCGCACAAATCGGCTTTCACGCGACCCGTGGCGTCTTCTGGTCTCAACGGATTACCTCAATTGGCCACAAGAACACAATCTTTACCCTTCATCTCAGAACATTCGCTTGCACATCGCATTCTGGTCTCCGATATGCAGGAGCAACAGCAGCTGATTTCCGGGCCCgtggaagaacttgatgCTCGTGGTGATCTCATTTCTAGTCGtttttccaatttccagAAACTCATGAAGACCACTAAATCACAGCCAAAGCGTGCCAGTCGCTCCAAAAGTTTTATACAATCTGTTGTCAAGATTGGCGATATCAGTACTAATGGTAAAGGCCATCAGAATGGCACTTATCAACCTCAGAAGTGTGTCAACTGTGCATCCATCACCAATCCTCCTTACAAGTTCCATCGCGAGGGCATCTACGAGTTCGCAAATGCAGGTCTTCTATGCCGCATTTGCCATAGACTTGAGCAAAAAGGTGACGTTGAAGAGCTACGACGTCGTGGAGAGTTGGGCTCCAAAGGACTTCTAGATGGACCATATATTAGAtctaagaagagaaatataGGTAGAAAAAACACTACCAGTTCTAGCTCACCCTCGTTTTATTCGTCTCCAGTTTATTCTGACTCCTCCATCAAAAGTAGGCAGAGACAAATATGGCAGCAGTCGGCGATTCCTGAGGAGATATCGAACGGTTCAGACGATATTCCAGGGAGATCATCGTATCAGACGCAACTTACCGATCTAGATCCTGTGTATAAGTCAAGCCTGCCTGATGTTACGTCTGCAGGTATAACTACAGTGATGAATAAGCGCAACCATACATCGTCTTCTGTATACAGTGATAACTCTACGTATACggcagaagaggaagaggaagaagaagacgatgacgaagaagatgctcCAATTAACGCTACCAAACTGAACACAACATTGATACCActggatgatgatgataaagaaaatcTAGCTCCACAAGAGATGTCTGAAGATATGCCTGCACGGGAACAAAAGTCGCATTCACTTCTAGGAGCTGAAATCTCCCCAAGTATCCAACGGATCATTGATTCGTTCTCGAATCCCGAGCCTGGAAGCAGCAGCTCTCCTACCAAGGATTCGCCAGGAGGAGAATGGGTTAATTCGTTTTTTAACTTCTTTCAGGATGAAGGTGAACACGGTACAGCTGTAGATACCGAGCAGCCGCAGCCACAGCTTAATACAAATATAGTTGGAGGTAGTGCGGCCGATCCGGAAGTGAGCCGAGTGCTTAATAATGCAATAAAATCGAAAGGAAGCTCACCTACAAGTAATTTAAAGTTTGAGAAAACTCCAAAAGATCGGTTTGAGACGACTCCAGCAGATGCAAACGCAGCAGATACAGTGAAGACTCAGTCCGAGACGGATGGAAGTCCGAATTCGATGTTTGATCAACTTTTAGAGGCTGCCAAACAGCCATTGCAGTCTACTGGAAAGGCGGTTAATCTTACAGAGAGACCTGTTTCTTCGACAAAAGTTCAGATGCTATCAGAACAGTCAATTACAATGCCTAGTTCACCATATTTTGAGTCGAACGCGGATACTTCAAATACAGGAAAACTCAGCTCTACGTTGAACTGGGAAAACAACTCGTCGCCTGTAACGGAACCGACGGAACCGACGGAACCAACGGAGCCAACAGAGTCAACAGAACCAACAGATCTATCGGAACTGCCATCCTCTACCATCAGGCCCATTAAATAA
- a CDS encoding uncharacterized protein (BUSCO:EOG0934274E): MFAFKTPGYNGYSVKYSPFYENKLAVATAANYGLVGNGKLWILTIHDNGQITADASFDTQDGLFDVTWSELHENHVLTSSGDGSVSLFDTTLSKFPIAKFQEHSREVFSVCWNLVDKTLFCSSSWDGTVKVWNPSRGQSLMTLTSAKDLSTTAEKLESGTLSGSGRVPLSTKPTTGNPNNDCVYQATFSPHNASMILSVNSASHCQLWDIRQPNPLTLDFISHNGLETLACDYNKYRSSVIATASVDKSIKIWDLRMIPNINHQFLPLGNKIGPSPLNKLVGHDFAVRKVIWSPHSSDALMSCSYDMTCKIWKDFTDDKAKFLNTANLQRGQALVNSFDKHREFVMGCDWSLWGSGFAASTGWDEMVYVWKAM, encoded by the coding sequence ATGTTCGCCTTTAAGACCCCCGGATACAACGGGTACTCGGTGAAATATTCACCCTTCTACGAAAACAAGTTGGCCGTAGCAACGGCTGCCAACTATGGATTAGTCGGTAACGGAAAGTTGTGGATTTTGACTATTCATGACAACGGTCAGATTACCGCAGACGCTTCGTTCGATACACAGGATGGACTTTTTGATGTGACGTGGTCAGAGTTGCATGAGAATCATGTGCTCACCAGCTCTGGTGATGGTAGCGTCTCACTATTTGATACTACGCTATCGAAGTTCCCCATAGCCAAGTTCCAGGAGCATTCAAGAGAGGTCTTTTCCGTCTGTTGGAATCTGGTAGATAAAACTCTTTTTTGCTCGTCCTCGTGGGACGGCACGGTAAAGGTGTGGAATCCTTCAAGGGGGCAGTCTCTGATGACTCTTACATCGGCCAAAGACCTGTCCACAACTGCTGAAAAATTAGAGTCTGGTACGCTATCTGGTAGCGGCCGCGTTCCACTCTCAACAAAACCCACCACGGGAAACCCGAATAATGACTGCGTCTACCAGGCCACGTTCTCTCCACACAACGCCTCAATGATCCTTTCCGTTAACTCGGCCTCGCATTGCCAGCTCTGGGATATACGACAGCCCAACCCCCTCACATTAGACTTTATCTCACACAACGGCCTAGAAACTCTTGCATGCGATTACAACAAGTACAGATCTTCCGTCATAGCTACAGCCTCGGTCGATAAGTCGATCAAGATCTGGGATCTTCGAATGATCCCCAACATTAACCACCAATTCCTCCCCCTTGGTAATAAAATCGGCCCTTCTCCCTTAAACAAGCTCGTAGGCCACGATTTCGCTGTACGCAAAGTCATCTGGTCTCCGCATTCTTCGGATGCTCTTATGTCGTGCTCCTACGATATGACCTGTAAAATCTGGAAAGACTTCACTGATGATAAAGCTAAGTTTCTCAATACTGCCAACTTACAGCGCGGTCAAGCTCTCGTAAATAGCTTCGACAAGCATCGTGAGTTCGTCATGGGATGTGACTGGTCGCTCTGGGGTAGTGGCTTTGCCGCTTCGACTGGCTGGGATGAAATGGTATATGTATGGAAAGCCATGTAG